ATATCAATACCAAACTTAATGCCTCTAACTCCGCCGTGACTGTAATAACTCACGATGGCTTTGACTTGATGCTCTGACCATAATCGCTCAATAAATTCTGGCATGGTTGGTTTATTCACTGCCACTTTTTCAATCGCTCGACGCATTATTTCTTCACCTGGAAGCCCCAAACTCTCGACCCGTTCCAATTGGTTTCGAGTCATAGCTTTGCGTTTACTTTCCCAACTACTCTGTACTGGCGTGAGGTGAAATTCTCGCTCTAATAGTCGGGCTGAGTGTTCGGAATGAGCGTAATTATTCCAACTGCGGATTGATTTCCCATCTAGGTTATTGACCCTGGATGCAACAATGTGGGTGTGGTCGTGTTTTTTGTCTGAGTGTCGGGCTATGAAAAAGTCATAGGCTGGTAGTTCTGTTTCTATAAATTCATCAACTAGCTGGTTTAGTTTGGTGTCAGCTATCCTTTTATCAGGTTGTTTAACTTGGGCTTCATCACCTTTTAGCCGTGATAACACAATGACATTTGCAAAATGACGTTGAGAAAGATTAGCTAATTCTTCATCATTTAAATCTCTGTCAGTCTTCGGTACACTGAGCATTAAGTGATAACAGGGGTCTTGTAGTTGAGGGTTGAGGTGGGCTGATAGGGTGAATTGTTCTACTAATTTATCGGTGGTTATCCCGTACATATTCCCGCCAATAATCTGGGCTTTCTCTTTCTCTAGTACATATTTGGTAGTGCCGCGAAATGATTTATTGGCTTTGATTTTGGTAATCATTTCGCTAATCCTCGTCTGCTATTGGTTGAGATAAGCTGGCGTGAGTTCGTTCTAATAGAGCAGTTAGTTCTTTGATTGTTTGCAGGTATTCCCTGACATTACTGGTGAGAGGTTGGCTACCAATTTTTACTGCTTCGTTGATGGCTCTGGTTTGTTGATTGAGGTTGTTACCAATCTTTTTTAGCTCGTAGATGGTCTGTCTGTTAACTTCAGGGATAGTTAATTTTGGTTGTGATAAAGGGTAATCAAATAATCTGGCTCTAATATAGTCACTTTGCACCACGCCATTGCACCGTTTTTCTAGCCTAGTTTTTTCAGCAGTGCTTACCCTAAAGGTAATGGTTATTTCTCGCTTTGTATCTGGCTCTACTGTCCGATTACTTAGTGCGTCTGCTAGTTGATTACTTAAATTGGTGCGGGGGTCTGTTTGCATAATTGGGCTTTTAAGTATCTGTATTTTTATTTTTTAACCGGGTGATTCGCTGTAGCTGCTATGGCACGAAGTGCCGAGCAGGTAGGCGAATCACCCGGAACTTTTTGGACTAATTCACCCCTTTAAGATACTTGTTTACTGGGGGTTTGGGGGACACCCCCAACAAGCAAACACGACGCTTTCCCGCAGGGAAAGGAGCGCGATAGCGCGTTACGGCGTATTGCTTGCCTATGCCCCAACGACAGGAATAGGGTAAACCAAAGCCAGGGGGCGGAACGGGAGACTGGGGGAGTACGAGACTTTGGCGAACCACGAGTGGCTGTCTGCAACAACCTCGGTGTAACCGAGGGTATGGTCTATTGGGCAATGCTGGCCATACTAGTGATACGAAGGATGTTGATTCATGGGTAACTGCTTTTTTAGACTAGTCTACCTCACGAAGATACAAACCCTTTTCTGTTGATATTCGTCACATCACGACAAGAAACTTAAACTTTTTTTGACCACGAATTTTTTACAATGGAATAATTTATTACTACTGGTGGCTATGTCTCGTAAACCGAAAGCTGTCCCTTTATCAAAAATAGAAGATATTCAAACCAGTCTCAAACAGAAAGCGGCAACTCCTAAAACTATCAGCGTGTCAGATTTAGTCCTCAGTTTGGCTAAACCTATTCAGGATATGTTAGACGCTGGCTACTCTTATGACGATGTTTCTGATGTGTTTAAAGGTCATGGGGTAGAACTAGCGGCCAGTGGTCTGAAGATTTTTCATAAAAAAGCTTCAACAATAACGGAGAATAGTTCGAGTAATTCATCATCAGATAAAGCGGTTGATGAATCAGTTAATTCTGACTTCTTACCAGAATTAACTGATTCATCAACCTCAAATAATGACTCGGTTTTACCAGTAGAACCGGATAGTTCACTAACTGCTAGTAGTGAACAATCCGGCTCATCATCAACTAAAACTAGTAAACGAAAGAAAACAACTCCTAATACTTCTTCCCAATTTAATATCACTGATAGGAGTGATTTATGAAACGTATTGTAATGATTTTGGGCGGTAAGGGCGGTACGGGTAAGACGGCTTTTACTCGCTTACTACTGGATGTAATGCACTCTTTGGGGATTAATTATTTAGCTTATGACGCTGATACAGAGAACCCAGAACTCTATGAGTATTATCAAAACTTTGGCAATGGGGTAAGGCTGTTAAACTTTCTGGAGGTGGCTGAGGCTAAACGCTTTTTTACGGAAATTAAAGCGGAATCACCAGACTCAATAATCGTAGATATGCCGGGGGCATCTAGCAATAAAACTAGGGAGATTATCAGTAAGTTTGGGCTATTCAAGATTGCTGGTGATTTGGGTTATCGGGTAACGCTGGTGACTGTATTAAACCTTGGTTACTCGGTGATTACTAGCTTAAAAACTATGGCTGAGTTCTGTAGCGATAAAGCTGATTATGTGGTGGTGAAAAATCTCTGTTGGGATAAGGGTTTAGGTTTTCTGCGCTGGGAGAATAGCAAAACTTCGGCTGCTATAGCTGAACTTAAAGGTATAGAAATAGAGATGCCCAGAGCTAGACTACTCGACTTTTGACACGTTGACAGAAAAAGGTCTGCCTTACTCGGCTGCTACTGAGTCGAATGG
This portion of the Nostoc sp. UHCC 0870 genome encodes:
- a CDS encoding plasmid mobilization protein, whose amino-acid sequence is MQTDPRTNLSNQLADALSNRTVEPDTKREITITFRVSTAEKTRLEKRCNGVVQSDYIRARLFDYPLSQPKLTIPEVNRQTIYELKKIGNNLNQQTRAINEAVKIGSQPLTSNVREYLQTIKELTALLERTHASLSQPIADED